TTACACGGTTAGCTGCCATTTCACTTTTGACCATAATAATACAGTCGTCCGCATATCTAACGAAGCGAAGCCCTCGGTTTTCGAGCTCTCTGTCCAATTCGTTAAGCATAATATTACTTAGTAATGGCGATAAGTTTCCTCCTTGCGGAGTTCCGATGACGGTTTCTTTATATTCTTCATCAATTTGTACTCCACTTACTAAGAATTTACGAATGAGTGAGATAACGTCCCCGTCGTCCACAGTTCTTGATACAAGATTCATTAGCCTGTCATGATTGACCGTGTCGAAGAAACGTTCTAGGTCTATATCA
Above is a window of Bacillaceae bacterium S4-13-56 DNA encoding:
- a CDS encoding reverse transcriptase domain-containing protein, whose amino-acid sequence is DIDLERFFDTVNHDRLMNLVSRTVDDGDVISLIRKFLVSGVQIDEEYKETVIGTPQGGNLSPLLSNIMLNELDRELENRGLRFVRYADDCIIMVKSEMAANRV